From a region of the Panicum virgatum strain AP13 chromosome 2K, P.virgatum_v5, whole genome shotgun sequence genome:
- the LOC120687632 gene encoding uncharacterized protein LOC120687632 isoform X1 has product MRCMAQEGSEASVASSPPPPPPSASSSSSTSSAAAAASWWRDNMHPAAYGAWPPAPAAARWPLMAPAPARAQQHHGRTTTSSGGADDDLSASNATMTSFTNTSTTNHSGLSMDSSVPGAEAAAAAVAAESHLWNQVLMGAGGEVGRSMQAVHDAHDDSENFLELLNSRTLAPELFAEPPACDYLKKMEYGSSHGGGGWPDHQFTAAALEKHLSSAGYGAALAHQHQHHHHAAAGAPERLTANLSDLVSNWSIAPPNPCLGDAQHRAGAGAECDNAAVAGLGHGGAKAGLFLDSGGLCKHEMGGHGAMLQEAAGGAGGQQEFLRPAGYSSMLGLSSSRMYGSGPAMDVPWGNNAGAARSLSDLISFGGAPLGKPEQPAASAPKAQAEYKKQGQEISSPVRSTIDAKTSSGGGSKGSSEGKKKRSDEQQGSDGNTKKSKNEASSPTSSSVKASQVPKVKLGDKITALQQIVSPFGKTDTASVLYEAINYIKWLHEQVQLLSDPYMKTSSSKDYNAWGGLDRKEKSEAEMDLRSRGLCLVPVSCTPQVYREDNNGPDYWTPPYRSCLYR; this is encoded by the exons atgcGGTGCATGGCGCAGGAGGGCTCCGAGGCCTCCGTcgccagctcgccgccgccgcccccgccgtcggcctcctcgtcgtcgtccacgtcctccgccgcggccgcggcctcctGGTGGCGCGACAATATGCACCCGGCGGCATACGGCGCCtggccgcccgcgcccgcggcggcgcgctggcCCCTGatggcgccggcgcccgcgcgcgcgcagcaGCACCACGGCCGGACCACGACGTcctccggcggcgccgacgacgaccTCTCGGCCTCCAACGCCACCATGACGTCCTTCACCAACACCTCCACCACCAACCACTCCGGCCTCAGCATGGACTCCTCCGTCCccggcgccgaggccgccgccgccgccgtcgctgccgaGAGCCACCTCTGGAACCAAGTCCTCAT gggcgccggcggcgaggtcgggagGAGCATGCAGGCCGTGCACGACGCCCATGACGACAGCGAGAACTTCCTCGAGCTGCTCAACTCGAGGACGCTCGCGCCGGAGCTCTTCGCCGAGCCGCCGGCTTGCgactacctcaagaagatggagTACGGCagcagccacggcggcggcggatggccgGACCACCAGTTCACGGCAGCCGCGCTGGAGAAGCACCTGAGCTCCGCCGGCTACGGCGCCGCGCTCgcgcaccagcaccagcaccaccaccacgcggcggccggcgcgccggaGCGGCTCACGGCGAACCTGTCCGACCTCGTGAGCAACTGGTCCATCGCGCCTCCCAACCCGTGCCTCGGCGACGCGCAGCatcgtgccggcgccggcgcggaatGCGATaacgccgccgtggccggcttgggccacggcggcgccaaGGCCGGCTTGTTcctggactcgggcggcctctgcAAGCACGAGATGGGCGGCCACGGCGCGATGCTGCAGGAAgcagcgggcggcgccggcggccagcagGAGTTCCTCCGGCCCGCGGGGTACAGCTCCATGCTCGggctcagcagcagcaggatgTACGGCTCCGGCCCCGCCATGGACGTGCCGTGGGGCAACAATGCCGGAGCGGCGAGGAGCCTGTCGGACCTGATATCCTTCGGCGGAGCGCCGCTGGGAAAGCCGGAGCAGCCGGCGGCCTCAGCGCCGAAGGCGCAGGCGGAGTACAAGAAGCAAGGGCAGGAGATCTCGTCGCCGGTAAGATCGACGATCGAC GCGAAGACgagtagcggcggcggcagcaagggGAGCtcggaggggaagaagaagagatcagATGAGCAGCAGGGGTCTGATGGGAACACCAAGAAGTCCAAGAATGAGGCCTCCTCGCCCACGTCGTCTTCTGTCAAG GCATCGCAGGTGCCGAAAGTGAAGTTAGGAGACAAGATCACTGCACTGCAACAGATCGTTTCACCATTTGGAAAG ACTGATACGGCATCAGTTCTGTACGAGGCGATAAATTACATCAAGTGGCTGCATGAACAAGTGCAG TTGCTGAGTGATCCGTACATGAAGACAAGTAGTAGCAAG GACTACAATGCATGGGGAGGGTTGGATAGGAAGGAGAAGTCGGAAGCTGAGATGGACCTGCGAAGTAGAGGCCTATGCTTGGTACCTGTCTCATGCACGCCCCAAGTGTACAGGGAGGATAACAATGGCCCGGACTACTGGACGCCCCCGTATAGAAGCTGCTTATACCGATGA
- the LOC120687632 gene encoding uncharacterized protein LOC120687632 isoform X2 codes for MRCMAQEGSEASVASSPPPPPPSASSSSSTSSAAAAASWWRDNMHPAAYGAWPPAPAAARWPLMAPAPARAQQHHGRTTTSSGGADDDLSASNATMTSFTNTSTTNHSGLSMDSSVPGAEAAAAAVAAESHLWNQVLMGAGGEVGRSMQAVHDAHDDSENFLELLNSRTLAPELFAEPPACDYLKKMEYGSSHGGGGWPDHQFTAAALEKHLSSAGYGAALAHQHQHHHHAAAGAPERLTANLSDLVSNWSIAPPNPCLGDAQHRAGAGAECDNAAVAGLGHGGAKAGLFLDSGGLCKHEMGGHGAMLQEAAGGAGGQQEFLRPAGYSSMLGLSSSRMYGSGPAMDVPWGNNAGAARSLSDLISFGGAPLGKPEQPAASAPKAQAEYKKQGQEISSPAKTSSGGGSKGSSEGKKKRSDEQQGSDGNTKKSKNEASSPTSSSVKASQVPKVKLGDKITALQQIVSPFGKTDTASVLYEAINYIKWLHEQVQLLSDPYMKTSSSKDYNAWGGLDRKEKSEAEMDLRSRGLCLVPVSCTPQVYREDNNGPDYWTPPYRSCLYR; via the exons atgcGGTGCATGGCGCAGGAGGGCTCCGAGGCCTCCGTcgccagctcgccgccgccgcccccgccgtcggcctcctcgtcgtcgtccacgtcctccgccgcggccgcggcctcctGGTGGCGCGACAATATGCACCCGGCGGCATACGGCGCCtggccgcccgcgcccgcggcggcgcgctggcCCCTGatggcgccggcgcccgcgcgcgcgcagcaGCACCACGGCCGGACCACGACGTcctccggcggcgccgacgacgaccTCTCGGCCTCCAACGCCACCATGACGTCCTTCACCAACACCTCCACCACCAACCACTCCGGCCTCAGCATGGACTCCTCCGTCCccggcgccgaggccgccgccgccgccgtcgctgccgaGAGCCACCTCTGGAACCAAGTCCTCAT gggcgccggcggcgaggtcgggagGAGCATGCAGGCCGTGCACGACGCCCATGACGACAGCGAGAACTTCCTCGAGCTGCTCAACTCGAGGACGCTCGCGCCGGAGCTCTTCGCCGAGCCGCCGGCTTGCgactacctcaagaagatggagTACGGCagcagccacggcggcggcggatggccgGACCACCAGTTCACGGCAGCCGCGCTGGAGAAGCACCTGAGCTCCGCCGGCTACGGCGCCGCGCTCgcgcaccagcaccagcaccaccaccacgcggcggccggcgcgccggaGCGGCTCACGGCGAACCTGTCCGACCTCGTGAGCAACTGGTCCATCGCGCCTCCCAACCCGTGCCTCGGCGACGCGCAGCatcgtgccggcgccggcgcggaatGCGATaacgccgccgtggccggcttgggccacggcggcgccaaGGCCGGCTTGTTcctggactcgggcggcctctgcAAGCACGAGATGGGCGGCCACGGCGCGATGCTGCAGGAAgcagcgggcggcgccggcggccagcagGAGTTCCTCCGGCCCGCGGGGTACAGCTCCATGCTCGggctcagcagcagcaggatgTACGGCTCCGGCCCCGCCATGGACGTGCCGTGGGGCAACAATGCCGGAGCGGCGAGGAGCCTGTCGGACCTGATATCCTTCGGCGGAGCGCCGCTGGGAAAGCCGGAGCAGCCGGCGGCCTCAGCGCCGAAGGCGCAGGCGGAGTACAAGAAGCAAGGGCAGGAGATCTCGTCGCCG GCGAAGACgagtagcggcggcggcagcaagggGAGCtcggaggggaagaagaagagatcagATGAGCAGCAGGGGTCTGATGGGAACACCAAGAAGTCCAAGAATGAGGCCTCCTCGCCCACGTCGTCTTCTGTCAAG GCATCGCAGGTGCCGAAAGTGAAGTTAGGAGACAAGATCACTGCACTGCAACAGATCGTTTCACCATTTGGAAAG ACTGATACGGCATCAGTTCTGTACGAGGCGATAAATTACATCAAGTGGCTGCATGAACAAGTGCAG TTGCTGAGTGATCCGTACATGAAGACAAGTAGTAGCAAG GACTACAATGCATGGGGAGGGTTGGATAGGAAGGAGAAGTCGGAAGCTGAGATGGACCTGCGAAGTAGAGGCCTATGCTTGGTACCTGTCTCATGCACGCCCCAAGTGTACAGGGAGGATAACAATGGCCCGGACTACTGGACGCCCCCGTATAGAAGCTGCTTATACCGATGA